The following proteins are co-located in the Abditibacteriaceae bacterium genome:
- a CDS encoding caspase family protein translates to MKRKLLFLLSMSVVFAGSSRAQTALPSRQSPQLVLQIEHVAAVTALAASPDGKVFASASADRTAKVWDIQTGKLLLSLPHSAIVQAIAFRDTTTLVCASADGSVRSWDVTSGGLRSVQSGGAVNCTATALSRDGMLAAFAFDTGKIAMRQTVTNTLVASAEGHPTAITAMAFSPDGKLLATASEAFREKPADEEVARRAGDVRIWDVDTGELERVLRGHALSVRGVAWSPEGNRLASVGESGTAVLWDAQTFGRLNEFNISAGQGRALVLAFSPDGKSLVTGWRGGVQSWDVSSAKQLWTLAGDDAVSSALFVSESVLATGGRDGTLRLLAARDGVQSAIHGRVAPVAAVRVSPDAKTIASVNGNGAVCLWNAQLGTLQRAWRGHVGVASAIAFSPDSAQIATAGHDGAVRLWAISTGKLLRTWREFAGAVGAVAFSRDGKTLAIGTSSGKYGGVSLWDTANGSWKQTLADVNGQIHSLAFSTDGTLAAASGRGASWGQIVVWDGAFKVQSREFLRGAHAVAFSGDGKKRAVGGAWLDETEDFAAAGDVMQIWNARAAEKTKEVTTQAPGARILDIAWSADAKTSATASADGAIRLLDADGVRKTLRGHIGAAQSISFLSPESGQLVSAGRDGTIRVWNSVTGRLHATLLTLRPVKETAAIGETLALDWLALTPEGFFDSSPGASRVVQWRLGADVFPVEAFERAFRNPAAIKAAMIGDDAINLKGVAFAAGSQIPPSVSIVMPKAGASAGSAVAVTIAASDDKDLRSVQLWINGRPAGSRQIDAGAKPLEIGAKALEMGAKALELGAKPLEIGAKPIPSQHLLNWTVTVPATVPPPDGAGVTVKAIVTDGDGLQGTDEIRLARNGVGAGGTLHVLSVGVSEYANPAFNLKYAAADATTFASLWTDARGKLFDKVNAVTLADSRATSTAVKAAMENIARVAGPDDVVAIFLSGHGAQRNADEFFFATTDVRLDNLAATTVPWTVFQDSLAASKARRVVLFLDACHSGGALGGRQASNENMAEQLVQNAGAVVFASSLGSQQSFELDAVKHGAFTQALIEGIREGKADLDAGAGRDGIVNVEELLTFLRARIPQLTEGAQMPACPLLRDFGEPFPLAKIKE, encoded by the coding sequence ATGAAACGAAAACTCTTGTTTTTGCTGTCGATGTCGGTAGTGTTCGCGGGAAGTTCGCGGGCGCAAACCGCGCTGCCTTCGCGCCAGTCGCCACAACTCGTACTGCAGATCGAGCACGTTGCGGCAGTAACCGCGTTAGCGGCCTCTCCGGATGGAAAAGTGTTTGCCAGCGCATCGGCAGACCGCACCGCGAAAGTGTGGGACATCCAGACCGGAAAGCTTTTGCTTTCACTTCCGCATAGCGCAATAGTGCAGGCGATTGCTTTTCGCGACACCACCACGCTTGTCTGCGCTTCTGCCGATGGAAGCGTTCGTTCCTGGGATGTTACTTCGGGCGGGTTGCGGTCGGTGCAGAGCGGCGGCGCGGTGAACTGCACGGCAACGGCGTTATCACGCGATGGAATGCTCGCCGCTTTTGCATTCGATACCGGCAAGATTGCCATGCGCCAAACCGTCACCAACACCCTTGTCGCTTCAGCCGAAGGGCATCCGACTGCGATTACGGCGATGGCGTTTTCGCCGGATGGGAAACTCTTGGCAACCGCCAGTGAAGCGTTTCGAGAAAAGCCCGCAGATGAAGAAGTGGCGCGTCGCGCGGGTGATGTGCGCATCTGGGACGTAGACACCGGCGAACTGGAGCGCGTGTTGCGCGGCCATGCGCTCTCGGTGCGCGGGGTAGCGTGGTCGCCTGAGGGCAACCGATTGGCGTCGGTGGGCGAATCGGGAACCGCCGTTTTATGGGACGCCCAAACTTTCGGGCGCCTCAACGAATTCAACATCAGCGCAGGGCAGGGGCGTGCTTTAGTTCTTGCTTTCTCGCCTGATGGTAAATCACTTGTTACCGGTTGGCGCGGTGGCGTCCAGTCGTGGGACGTAAGCAGCGCGAAGCAGCTTTGGACGCTCGCGGGAGATGACGCCGTTTCCAGTGCGCTGTTTGTCTCGGAGAGTGTTCTTGCAACCGGCGGACGCGACGGCACCTTGCGCCTGCTCGCTGCGCGCGATGGCGTCCAATCGGCGATCCACGGGCGTGTTGCTCCCGTGGCGGCTGTTCGCGTTTCGCCCGATGCGAAAACCATCGCCAGTGTCAACGGCAATGGCGCAGTGTGTTTATGGAACGCGCAGTTGGGAACATTGCAGCGTGCATGGCGCGGCCATGTAGGCGTTGCTTCGGCCATTGCGTTTTCGCCCGACAGTGCGCAAATCGCCACTGCCGGACACGACGGAGCCGTTCGCCTGTGGGCAATTTCCACAGGCAAATTACTGCGTACCTGGAGGGAGTTTGCGGGCGCTGTCGGTGCTGTTGCGTTTTCGAGAGATGGAAAAACGCTGGCCATCGGTACTTCAAGTGGGAAATACGGCGGCGTTTCGTTGTGGGACACAGCAAACGGCAGTTGGAAACAAACGCTGGCCGATGTGAATGGCCAGATTCATTCCCTCGCTTTTAGCACCGATGGAACCCTGGCGGCTGCATCAGGACGCGGCGCATCGTGGGGCCAGATTGTGGTGTGGGACGGAGCATTTAAAGTGCAGTCGCGCGAATTTTTGCGCGGCGCCCACGCGGTTGCGTTTTCTGGCGATGGAAAGAAGCGCGCTGTTGGTGGCGCATGGCTCGATGAAACCGAAGATTTTGCGGCGGCTGGCGATGTCATGCAAATCTGGAACGCGCGCGCGGCCGAAAAGACGAAAGAAGTCACGACGCAAGCCCCCGGCGCGCGCATTTTAGATATTGCGTGGAGCGCCGACGCAAAGACTTCGGCAACCGCCAGCGCCGATGGTGCGATTCGCCTTCTCGATGCGGATGGTGTACGGAAAACATTGCGCGGGCATATCGGTGCGGCGCAAAGCATTTCCTTTCTATCGCCCGAAAGCGGTCAGTTAGTCAGCGCCGGACGCGATGGAACAATTCGCGTTTGGAACTCAGTCACGGGCCGTTTGCATGCGACGCTGCTCACGTTGCGCCCGGTGAAAGAAACCGCTGCGATTGGCGAAACTCTCGCACTCGATTGGCTGGCGCTGACACCTGAAGGTTTTTTCGATAGTTCGCCCGGCGCGAGCCGCGTCGTGCAATGGCGTCTCGGCGCCGATGTGTTTCCCGTCGAAGCCTTTGAACGCGCATTTCGCAATCCCGCCGCCATCAAAGCCGCCATGATTGGCGATGACGCAATCAATTTGAAAGGTGTCGCCTTCGCCGCCGGTTCTCAGATTCCGCCCAGCGTTTCGATTGTGATGCCGAAAGCTGGCGCTTCTGCCGGAAGCGCCGTCGCGGTGACAATCGCTGCTTCGGATGACAAAGATTTACGCAGCGTGCAGTTGTGGATCAATGGGCGACCGGCGGGTTCGCGCCAAATCGACGCTGGTGCCAAGCCTCTGGAAATCGGAGCCAAAGCGCTCGAAATGGGCGCGAAAGCCTTGGAGCTTGGTGCCAAGCCTCTCGAAATCGGGGCGAAGCCAATTCCTTCGCAGCATCTACTCAACTGGACAGTTACGGTGCCTGCAACTGTGCCGCCTCCCGACGGCGCAGGCGTGACGGTCAAAGCGATTGTCACCGATGGCGATGGCTTGCAGGGAACCGATGAAATTCGTCTGGCACGCAACGGCGTGGGGGCGGGCGGCACGCTTCATGTTTTGTCGGTTGGCGTTTCGGAATATGCAAATCCGGCATTCAACCTGAAATACGCGGCTGCCGATGCAACAACATTCGCCTCGTTGTGGACGGACGCTCGCGGGAAGTTATTCGATAAAGTCAATGCCGTGACGCTTGCCGATTCGCGCGCAACTTCGACCGCTGTCAAAGCAGCAATGGAGAATATCGCCCGCGTCGCCGGGCCGGACGACGTGGTGGCGATTTTCCTTAGCGGACACGGCGCGCAGCGCAATGCCGACGAATTTTTCTTCGCCACGACCGATGTAAGGCTCGATAACTTGGCGGCCACAACCGTCCCGTGGACGGTGTTTCAAGATTCTCTGGCGGCTTCCAAAGCGCGCCGCGTCGTGCTGTTTCTGGATGCGTGTCATTCGGGCGGGGCGCTCGGCGGACGTCAGGCGAGCAACGAAAACATGGCCGAGCAACTGGTTCAAAACGCGGGCGCCGTTGTTTTCGCCAGCAGCCTGGGAAGCCAGCAATCGTTTGAACTCGATGCCGTGAAACACGGCGCTTTTACGCAAGCCTTAATCGAAGGTATCCGTGAGGGCAAGGCCGATTTGGACGCAGGCGCCGGACGCGATGGAATTGTCAATGTCGAAGAGCTGCTGACATTTTTGCGCGCTCGCATTCCGCAACTCACCGAAGGCGCGCAGATGCCCGCGTGCCCTTTGCTGCGCGATTTTGGCGAACCGTTTCCTTTGGCTAAAATCAAAGAGTAG
- a CDS encoding LacI family DNA-binding transcriptional regulator, which translates to MVTITDVAAKAGVSRATVSYVLNERNTSVRISDDTRQRVMESAATLGYRRNELARAVITGKSRMLGFWVMQSNREPVVRVLAGAMKEADESGYFIKMLGFDDNSVDSKIIERCIEWRLSGIIAIHAPEITLNALYPSIVASNIPMIIVDSERPPRESVHIASDGALGMRSVVEHLVQLGHRSIALIAGQPDEENTLSQVRTQSYQQAMKDFGLEQSVRIEYGHWDLIQADYGHWNSEPTEAVVRKLLSVPAKVRPTAIACACDHIAMVTIRTAVKMGIKVPEELSVTGFDDLSAAPLYNPPLTTVSQSFEAMGGRAVKRLIAQVEGKGGLETQDEDLLQTQLIVRESTAPAKSN; encoded by the coding sequence ATGGTAACTATCACAGATGTCGCGGCAAAAGCAGGTGTCTCACGGGCCACTGTGTCCTACGTTCTCAACGAACGGAATACATCGGTGCGCATCAGCGACGACACACGCCAGCGCGTCATGGAAAGCGCAGCGACTCTGGGCTACCGGCGCAATGAACTGGCGCGCGCTGTCATTACAGGCAAAAGCCGGATGCTCGGTTTCTGGGTGATGCAATCGAACCGCGAGCCGGTTGTGCGTGTGTTGGCGGGCGCAATGAAAGAAGCCGACGAAAGCGGTTATTTCATTAAGATGCTGGGCTTCGATGACAACTCCGTCGATAGCAAAATCATCGAACGCTGTATCGAGTGGCGCCTTTCGGGCATTATCGCGATTCATGCGCCCGAAATTACACTCAATGCGCTTTATCCTTCGATTGTTGCGTCGAACATCCCGATGATTATTGTCGATAGCGAGCGGCCTCCGCGTGAAAGCGTACACATCGCTTCCGATGGTGCTCTGGGGATGCGCTCGGTTGTCGAGCATCTGGTTCAACTGGGGCATCGCAGCATCGCACTTATCGCCGGACAGCCCGACGAAGAAAACACGCTTTCCCAAGTGCGCACGCAATCCTATCAACAAGCAATGAAAGATTTTGGGCTGGAGCAATCGGTTCGAATTGAATACGGTCACTGGGATTTGATTCAGGCCGATTATGGCCATTGGAACTCAGAGCCGACCGAAGCCGTTGTGCGTAAATTACTTTCGGTTCCTGCGAAGGTGCGCCCGACAGCAATCGCTTGCGCCTGCGACCACATTGCCATGGTGACGATTCGCACCGCTGTCAAAATGGGCATCAAAGTTCCCGAAGAACTTTCGGTCACCGGCTTCGACGATTTGTCCGCCGCGCCTTTATACAACCCGCCGTTAACGACGGTTTCCCAATCGTTTGAAGCTATGGGAGGCCGTGCCGTCAAGCGTTTGATTGCGCAAGTGGAAGGCAAAGGCGGTCTGGAAACCCAGGACGAAGACCTTTTACAAACTCAACTCATTGTGCGTGAAAGCACAGCACCCGCTAAAAGCAATTAA
- a CDS encoding PBP1A family penicillin-binding protein, with translation MQSAQSPRLPAQVGGGAPTKAGRYPRSFWWYLKWFVIVLQLVVFCAIVVTVTAGYGIYQQLSKIMPDVSYITSRNKGEATRIYASDGKTVLGEFKGESRKWISVDELKVTRYVGKKAYRAPGRLMDATLAIEDARFYTHPGMDPKRIAGAALANFRSGAAKSQGGSTITEQLAVNVYLTRKKDYARRLQTALLALQLERRFSKDEIMEMYLNEIYYGNRAYGCEAAAQTYFGKHAKNLSIAEAAMLAGLPQSPSRHDPFDKFKNAKTRQLIVLREMLENKKISYGQWKQARADKTLESTVARAHDRFLEERSQLQKWKAPYFVSYVKGYLQKQYGWNDEYLNKAGLKIYTTLDLKMQEVAEEVMIKRVNRYSTRRGPRLEGALVCIDPWTGHVLSMVGGRDYYDSKNNGQWNRAVQGKRQPGSTFKPYVYATALEAGYSPNSIVIDKPLKINGREIRNFPDGSGRRGHMGALTFREALAKSNNVAATRVLMRVGIENVVQKSHLLGIQSSLVPVPTLALGTSEVSLLEHVSAFGVFATGGLRAEETPVVRVNDYTGRTIVEQAMPVHGARVLSEEAAKQMWSMLRYVVTNGTGTAAQIDGVDVGGKTGTTSSNKDVWFMGASKRLVTGVWMGYDRPKELYGSAGGRWCAPAWRSFMVQALDIYGRRDRMNSMVEDERATSQRQLLAAQYKKIVKVRICNESGLLANERCPSTRIIAISAADGVPTERCSIPAHQPRSSPVRALGGGRTGSSESTLGDSAREETARSQSDGMPSDVDRSVSDSDFSGSETPRAESAPDERDAEEPREPTARDESEGDSGNDEPRILNDDPNFAPTSFGAENGEVVATVCADSGQRARARCPVTAQRFFARNATPRRACRLHRS, from the coding sequence ATGCAAAGTGCACAATCGCCCCGACTGCCCGCTCAGGTGGGTGGCGGCGCTCCAACTAAAGCAGGCCGGTATCCGCGTTCCTTTTGGTGGTATCTCAAATGGTTCGTTATCGTGCTGCAACTCGTGGTGTTCTGCGCCATTGTCGTCACAGTGACGGCGGGCTACGGAATTTACCAGCAGCTTTCGAAAATCATGCCCGATGTGAGTTACATCACCTCGCGTAATAAAGGCGAAGCCACGCGAATTTACGCCTCCGACGGCAAAACCGTTCTGGGTGAATTCAAGGGCGAAAGCCGCAAGTGGATTTCGGTGGACGAGCTGAAAGTCACGCGCTACGTGGGCAAGAAAGCGTATCGCGCGCCGGGCCGCCTGATGGACGCGACCCTCGCCATTGAAGACGCGCGGTTTTATACCCATCCCGGTATGGACCCGAAGCGCATTGCAGGTGCAGCGCTCGCCAACTTCCGTTCCGGTGCGGCCAAATCGCAAGGCGGCTCGACAATTACCGAGCAGTTGGCGGTAAACGTTTATCTCACGCGTAAGAAAGATTACGCCCGTCGTTTGCAAACTGCGTTGCTCGCTTTGCAACTCGAACGCCGCTTCTCCAAAGACGAAATTATGGAGATGTATCTCAACGAGATTTATTACGGCAACCGCGCTTACGGCTGCGAAGCCGCAGCCCAAACGTATTTCGGCAAACACGCCAAAAACCTCAGCATCGCTGAAGCCGCAATGCTCGCCGGACTTCCCCAATCGCCGAGTCGTCACGACCCGTTCGATAAGTTCAAGAACGCTAAAACGCGCCAGCTTATCGTGCTGCGCGAAATGCTGGAAAACAAAAAGATTTCCTACGGACAATGGAAGCAGGCACGTGCCGACAAAACGCTGGAAAGCACTGTGGCGCGGGCGCACGATCGCTTCCTCGAAGAACGCAGCCAGTTGCAAAAATGGAAAGCGCCTTACTTCGTTTCATATGTCAAAGGCTACCTGCAAAAGCAATACGGCTGGAACGACGAGTATCTCAACAAAGCGGGCCTGAAGATTTACACCACGCTCGATTTGAAGATGCAGGAAGTCGCCGAAGAAGTTATGATCAAGCGCGTTAATCGCTACTCGACGCGCCGAGGCCCCAGGCTCGAAGGCGCTCTGGTATGCATCGACCCGTGGACGGGCCACGTTCTCAGCATGGTCGGCGGGCGCGATTACTACGATTCCAAGAACAACGGACAGTGGAACCGCGCTGTGCAAGGCAAGCGTCAGCCTGGCTCAACCTTCAAGCCGTATGTTTATGCAACGGCTCTTGAGGCCGGATATTCGCCCAATTCGATCGTCATCGACAAGCCTTTGAAAATCAATGGCCGTGAAATTCGCAACTTCCCCGATGGAAGTGGCCGACGCGGGCACATGGGTGCGCTGACCTTCCGCGAAGCGTTAGCAAAGTCGAATAACGTCGCGGCGACGCGTGTGTTGATGCGGGTCGGCATCGAAAACGTTGTGCAGAAATCGCATCTCCTCGGCATTCAATCGTCGCTCGTGCCGGTTCCGACGCTGGCTCTGGGCACCTCAGAAGTTTCGCTTCTGGAGCACGTTTCGGCCTTTGGTGTCTTTGCCACCGGCGGTCTGCGCGCGGAAGAAACACCCGTCGTGCGCGTCAACGATTACACCGGACGCACGATTGTCGAACAAGCGATGCCGGTTCACGGCGCGCGCGTTTTGTCGGAAGAAGCCGCGAAACAAATGTGGAGTATGTTGCGTTACGTCGTGACCAACGGAACCGGTACCGCCGCGCAAATCGATGGCGTAGACGTCGGCGGCAAAACCGGCACGACCTCCAGCAACAAGGACGTCTGGTTTATGGGCGCTTCCAAGCGTCTCGTGACCGGCGTCTGGATGGGCTACGACCGTCCCAAAGAACTTTATGGTTCAGCGGGCGGGCGCTGGTGCGCTCCGGCGTGGCGCTCGTTTATGGTCCAGGCGCTCGACATTTATGGGCGGCGCGACCGCATGAATTCGATGGTCGAAGATGAGCGCGCGACAAGCCAGCGTCAGCTTCTGGCAGCGCAGTACAAGAAAATCGTCAAAGTGCGCATTTGTAACGAAAGCGGTTTGCTAGCCAACGAAAGGTGCCCTTCGACGCGCATCATCGCGATTTCGGCCGCCGATGGTGTTCCGACTGAGCGCTGCAGCATTCCGGCGCATCAGCCGCGTTCTTCGCCTGTGCGCGCGTTGGGCGGTGGTCGCACCGGCAGTAGTGAATCGACTCTGGGCGATTCGGCGCGCGAAGAAACCGCCCGCAGTCAAAGCGACGGCATGCCCTCTGATGTCGACCGCAGCGTGTCTGATTCCGACTTTTCCGGCAGCGAAACACCACGCGCTGAGTCGGCACCCGACGAGCGTGATGCGGAGGAGCCACGCGAGCCAACAGCACGCGATGAATCAGAAGGCGATAGTGGCAACGACGAACCGCGCATTCTTAACGACGATCCGAATTTCGCGCCAACTTCTTTTGGTGCGGAAAACGGAGAAGTCGTAGCGACGGTGTGCGCCGATTCGGGCCAGCGTGCGAGAGCTCGCTGTCCGGTGACGGCCCAGCGTTTCTTTGCCCGCAATGCGACTCCGCGCCGCGCCTGTCGCCTGCACCGAAGCTGA
- the galT gene encoding galactose-1-phosphate uridylyltransferase, whose translation MSELRKDPIIDRWVIISAERGRRPNDFYIEPDPPAGPNSPFAPGNENVTPPEVFQIGRDAKAAADSPGWRVRVVPNKFPALSPDGTVEHQGLGMFDLMSGVGAHEVIIENPGENWDPADASPTELQDVLHAYSSRVRTLQSDERFRYVLVFRNNGTRAGASIAHPHSQVMALPIVPQQVLQKLEAARDYYDRKRRCLFDDIVRQELAMGDRVVEATDEFVVLSPFAARFPFELQILPRRHSHDFSSLGESDLAALSHVLGRSLRRLKNALGAPAYNLILHTAPAPDPRSGEKHSTIAQDFLWHIEILPRLTGVAGFEWGTGFYINPVSPEQATQFLRDTPV comes from the coding sequence ATGTCCGAATTACGCAAAGACCCGATTATCGACCGTTGGGTTATTATTTCCGCCGAGCGGGGCCGTCGTCCAAACGACTTCTATATCGAGCCAGACCCACCGGCAGGACCAAACTCGCCATTCGCGCCGGGTAATGAAAATGTCACGCCGCCCGAAGTGTTTCAAATCGGGCGCGATGCCAAAGCCGCCGCCGATTCTCCCGGTTGGCGCGTGCGCGTTGTTCCCAATAAATTTCCAGCGCTTTCGCCCGATGGCACCGTCGAGCATCAGGGTCTGGGCATGTTCGACCTGATGAGTGGCGTGGGCGCACACGAAGTGATTATCGAGAATCCGGGCGAAAACTGGGATCCCGCCGATGCTTCGCCCACCGAATTGCAAGACGTTTTGCACGCCTACTCTTCGCGCGTTCGCACGCTGCAAAGCGACGAGCGTTTTCGTTATGTCCTTGTTTTCCGCAACAACGGCACGCGCGCCGGAGCTTCGATTGCGCATCCGCACTCGCAAGTGATGGCGCTGCCGATTGTGCCGCAGCAGGTATTGCAAAAGCTCGAAGCCGCGCGCGATTACTACGACCGCAAACGTCGCTGCCTTTTCGATGACATCGTGCGGCAGGAACTGGCGATGGGCGACCGCGTTGTTGAAGCGACCGACGAATTCGTCGTCCTTTCTCCTTTTGCAGCACGCTTCCCGTTTGAGTTGCAGATTCTGCCACGCCGCCATTCCCACGATTTTTCGTCGCTCGGCGAAAGTGATTTGGCGGCTCTTTCTCATGTGCTGGGCCGCAGCCTGCGCCGTCTCAAAAACGCTCTGGGTGCGCCAGCCTACAATCTGATTTTACATACGGCTCCCGCGCCCGACCCGCGCTCTGGTGAAAAGCACAGCACCATCGCGCAAGATTTTCTGTGGCACATCGAAATTCTGCCGCGTCTGACTGGAGTTGCCGGCTTTGAATGGGGCACCGGTTTCTATATCAATCCGGTTTCTCCCGAACAGGCCACGCAATTCTTGCGCGACACGCCTGTGTAA